In Symmachiella dynata, the following are encoded in one genomic region:
- a CDS encoding alkaline phosphatase family protein, translating to MIPTFYEMIATAAPVLAPNLAYIGPGAGFTFLSSFLVLFAAIGLLLISLATWPIRFVTQWVRRIRSGVSGGVSRVVVVGLDGLDPERVRRLIDEGRLPNFKALKDEGTFSELGTTLPPISPVAWSSFMTGVNPGKHNIFDFLNRDLRSYLPELSSAKVTSAGKTSLLSKIGLGGSGIRLLRKNQPFWRVLGKYGIFSTILRVPITFPPEKFFGLTLSAMCTPDLRGTQGTFTMYSSNETECKDSTGGVWIHVTEANNRIETSLSGPPNEAGRQPAELTLPLIIQRRPKDDGVDATISGQTIHLRPGEYSEWVHLTFRCGWLKRVHGICRFRLESASPDFRLYVTPINLDPERPAMPISAPLYYSLYLGKLHSSFATLGLAEDMWALNSGAIDEQAFLDQAYDIHAERETMFFDALKRTRRGLCMCVFDGSDRIQHMFYRHNRKDHPANEGKDSDRHAHVLDDMYERMDGLVGRVRDSIDEDTVLMVLSDHGFCDFSRAMNLNYWLREKGYLVMDESATPGDYFAGVDWSRTRAYSLGLNGIYLNRVGRESKGCVPAEQAAELRTEIADALRHMMDDEKQCRAIREVYDSRQVYSGSYVDNGPDLIVGFEKGYRVSWETAVGGSEGPMFYDNTRYWSGDHCVDPQLVPGVFLSNQQFSDEKPAITDLAPTILNLFGVPVPPYMDGKALTRNGKPQLPTVETAESNVSSVEVTA from the coding sequence ATGATTCCCACGTTCTACGAAATGATTGCCACAGCAGCGCCTGTGCTTGCGCCGAATTTGGCGTATATCGGTCCCGGTGCCGGCTTCACATTTCTGAGTTCATTCTTGGTTCTGTTCGCCGCGATTGGTCTGTTGTTGATCTCGCTGGCGACTTGGCCGATCCGATTTGTAACGCAATGGGTGCGCCGGATCCGCAGCGGCGTGTCCGGTGGTGTCTCGCGGGTCGTCGTGGTCGGTCTGGACGGGTTGGACCCTGAGCGTGTGCGGCGGTTGATCGACGAAGGCCGGCTCCCCAATTTCAAAGCCCTCAAAGATGAGGGAACGTTCTCCGAGCTGGGAACGACATTGCCGCCCATTTCTCCCGTGGCTTGGTCTTCGTTCATGACCGGCGTCAATCCGGGCAAGCATAATATCTTTGACTTTCTAAACCGTGACCTACGCAGCTATCTGCCCGAATTATCCTCAGCGAAAGTGACCTCGGCAGGCAAGACGAGTCTGCTGTCTAAGATTGGTCTGGGGGGATCGGGAATTCGCTTGCTGCGTAAGAATCAACCCTTTTGGCGAGTGCTAGGCAAATACGGGATTTTCAGCACGATCCTTCGCGTGCCGATTACCTTTCCGCCCGAGAAGTTTTTCGGCCTGACGCTCTCGGCGATGTGCACTCCCGATTTACGGGGCACGCAAGGCACGTTCACCATGTATTCGTCGAACGAGACGGAGTGCAAAGACTCGACCGGCGGCGTCTGGATTCATGTGACTGAGGCGAACAACCGGATCGAAACGAGTCTCAGTGGACCTCCGAATGAGGCGGGACGTCAACCTGCGGAATTGACGCTTCCCTTGATCATCCAACGGCGTCCCAAAGACGATGGTGTCGATGCCACGATATCGGGCCAGACCATTCATCTGCGACCCGGGGAATATTCTGAATGGGTCCACCTGACGTTTCGGTGCGGGTGGCTGAAGAGAGTGCACGGGATTTGCCGGTTTCGCTTGGAATCAGCCTCACCGGATTTTCGGTTGTATGTCACGCCGATCAACCTCGATCCGGAACGGCCGGCGATGCCGATCTCCGCACCGCTGTACTATTCGCTGTATCTCGGCAAATTGCACTCTTCGTTTGCCACACTCGGCTTGGCCGAAGATATGTGGGCTTTGAATTCCGGCGCCATCGACGAACAGGCGTTTCTGGACCAGGCCTACGACATCCATGCCGAACGCGAGACGATGTTCTTCGACGCACTCAAACGGACGCGGCGCGGATTGTGCATGTGTGTGTTTGACGGGTCCGATCGAATTCAGCACATGTTTTATCGCCACAATCGCAAAGACCATCCAGCGAACGAAGGTAAAGATTCCGACCGTCACGCGCACGTGCTTGATGACATGTACGAGCGGATGGACGGTCTGGTCGGGCGCGTGCGCGATTCGATCGATGAAGACACGGTCTTGATGGTCCTCTCCGACCATGGTTTCTGTGATTTCAGTCGCGCGATGAATCTCAATTATTGGCTGCGCGAAAAGGGCTATCTCGTGATGGACGAATCGGCGACGCCCGGTGATTACTTTGCCGGCGTCGACTGGTCGCGAACCCGTGCTTATTCTCTAGGGCTCAATGGGATCTATCTGAATCGAGTAGGGCGGGAGTCGAAGGGATGTGTCCCAGCCGAACAGGCGGCGGAGTTGCGTACGGAAATTGCCGATGCCTTGCGACACATGATGGATGACGAAAAACAATGCCGCGCGATTCGCGAAGTCTATGACAGTCGACAGGTCTATTCGGGTTCGTATGTCGACAACGGTCCGGATCTGATTGTGGGCTTTGAAAAAGGATATCGTGTCTCGTGGGAGACGGCCGTTGGGGGCAGCGAGGGACCGATGTTTTACGACAACACACGTTATTGGAGCGGCGATCATTGTGTCGATCCGCAGCTGGTCCCCGGCGTGTTTCTCTCCAACCAACAATTCAGCGACGAGAAACCCGCGATCACAGACTTGGCACCGACGATTCTGAATTTATTCGGAGTCCCGGTACCGCCGTACATGGATGGGAAAGCGTTGACAAGGAACGGCAAGCCACAGTTGCCGACAGTCGAGACTGCAGAATCTAACGTCTCTTCCGTGGAGGTGACCGCATGA
- a CDS encoding sulfatase-like hydrolase/transferase: MRGKSFFSRRMWIVACALLVLVGAGGLRWYWKSPRPNIILVTFDTTRADHLGAYGYEQGLTTAFDDFAKRGVLFEQAYAPAPITLPSHTTMLTGLYPPEHGLRVNGAGALASEIPLLPEILQEHGYQTGAFIAAAPVLGAQFGLNRGFDNYDDAPAKMLSRTRSYGVARRDGEEVVDLALEWLGLRTAEPFFCWIHLYDAHGPYDPFTEVYQDRFANKPYDAGVAWEVQQFDRVNEFLKENGLESNTLVVVAGDHGEGLDDHGEYEHGMLVYNTTVHVPFAFAGPQFVKPGTRVREVVSLVDIMPTLLDVLEIPAPERMSGRSLLPALKGESIESQDCYAESEMPYYMNRWCPPRTVISEQWKYIQSTRPELYNLEEDPEELNNLFDTVGEEANRLQALLTNMLESFQRTQAGEVDLSEQDVANLRSLGYVAGGTSSEEDAVVTTDQSLIDVKDMVPFVSKFEEAKHIVAEGHQEEAMVLLQEIADATEDYPEADLRLGDLLADAGRHEEAVTVYRSVLARRPDFVSAYFKLGGVLATQGKFEEVEANFREFIKANPDDPAGHLELANVLGRLGKYEEAISEFREALRLAPDSVAANVYLGHLLARLQRPKEAVGYLEKAIEVDPRNVAAHENLMMVLAQTGQPAKGIQIGLRAITLNPKSFETRFNLGLMLVQNQQYADGIHQLREAQKIRPDDPRPTQQIRQIEAALRKGSR; encoded by the coding sequence ATGAGGGGCAAATCGTTTTTCTCTCGTCGAATGTGGATTGTCGCTTGCGCACTCCTCGTTTTGGTGGGGGCGGGAGGACTGCGGTGGTATTGGAAATCTCCTCGTCCGAATATCATTCTTGTCACATTCGACACGACGCGGGCGGACCACCTGGGGGCCTACGGTTATGAGCAGGGACTGACAACCGCCTTCGATGACTTTGCCAAGCGGGGCGTGTTGTTTGAGCAGGCCTACGCGCCGGCGCCGATTACCTTGCCGTCGCACACGACGATGTTGACGGGCCTCTATCCACCTGAACATGGCTTGCGCGTGAACGGGGCGGGCGCATTGGCGAGTGAGATTCCACTGCTGCCGGAAATCCTTCAAGAACATGGCTATCAGACCGGCGCCTTTATCGCCGCTGCCCCGGTCTTGGGAGCACAGTTCGGTCTGAATCGTGGATTCGATAATTACGACGACGCCCCGGCCAAGATGTTGTCTCGAACGCGGAGCTATGGCGTCGCGCGGCGCGATGGAGAAGAAGTCGTGGACTTGGCTCTGGAGTGGTTGGGACTACGCACCGCTGAGCCGTTCTTTTGCTGGATTCACCTGTATGACGCGCACGGTCCGTACGATCCCTTTACGGAAGTTTATCAGGATCGATTTGCGAATAAACCGTACGATGCCGGAGTGGCTTGGGAAGTCCAGCAATTCGACCGTGTGAATGAGTTTCTTAAAGAGAACGGCCTGGAATCAAATACCTTGGTTGTTGTTGCCGGCGATCACGGGGAAGGGCTGGATGATCATGGTGAATACGAGCATGGCATGCTGGTTTATAACACGACCGTGCATGTCCCCTTTGCGTTTGCCGGCCCGCAGTTTGTAAAACCGGGGACGCGTGTCAGGGAAGTTGTGTCGCTTGTTGATATCATGCCGACACTGCTCGACGTTTTAGAGATCCCGGCACCAGAACGTATGAGCGGCCGGAGCTTGCTTCCGGCCTTGAAGGGCGAGTCGATCGAGTCACAAGATTGTTATGCCGAGTCGGAAATGCCGTATTACATGAATCGTTGGTGCCCGCCACGAACGGTGATTTCTGAGCAATGGAAGTACATCCAATCCACGCGGCCCGAACTCTACAATCTGGAAGAAGATCCCGAAGAACTCAATAATCTGTTCGATACCGTCGGCGAAGAAGCCAATCGATTGCAAGCCCTTTTGACCAACATGCTTGAATCGTTCCAGCGGACTCAAGCTGGCGAAGTGGATCTGTCGGAACAAGATGTGGCGAATTTAAGATCATTGGGGTATGTGGCTGGCGGGACATCCTCTGAGGAGGATGCCGTTGTGACGACCGACCAATCGCTCATCGATGTCAAAGACATGGTGCCCTTTGTTTCAAAATTCGAAGAAGCCAAACACATCGTCGCCGAGGGGCATCAGGAAGAGGCCATGGTTCTGCTTCAAGAGATTGCAGATGCCACGGAGGATTATCCGGAGGCCGACTTAAGGCTCGGCGATCTTCTGGCTGATGCGGGGCGCCACGAGGAGGCCGTGACGGTCTATCGATCCGTGCTGGCGCGGCGGCCTGACTTTGTCAGCGCCTATTTTAAACTGGGCGGTGTTCTGGCAACCCAGGGCAAATTCGAAGAGGTAGAGGCGAATTTTCGTGAATTCATCAAAGCCAACCCCGATGACCCCGCGGGGCATTTGGAGTTAGCCAATGTGTTGGGGCGACTGGGGAAATATGAGGAGGCGATTTCCGAGTTTCGTGAAGCACTGCGACTCGCGCCCGATTCGGTCGCTGCGAACGTTTATTTGGGACATCTGCTGGCGAGGTTACAGCGACCCAAGGAGGCAGTTGGTTACCTGGAGAAGGCAATCGAAGTTGATCCCCGTAATGTCGCTGCGCATGAGAATCTGATGATGGTCCTCGCGCAAACGGGACAGCCTGCCAAAGGCATCCAAATTGGCCTGCGGGCGATTACGCTCAACCCGAAATCATTCGAAACGCGATTCAACCTGGGACTGATGCTGGTCCAAAACCAACAATACGCAGACGGTATTCACCAGCTGCGCGAGGCTCAGAAAATCCGTCCGGACGATCCACGTCCCACGCAACAAATCCGCCAGATCGAAGCAGCCTTGAGAAAAGGGAGTCGATAG
- a CDS encoding creatininase family protein: MRPWILSEVNYGFVKDHHYDVAVLPMGATEPHNLHLPYGTDTLESEVIGGLACEAAFQRGVRVVMLPAIPYGTETNQSAFHLSMNLNPSTLGLVITDLVQSLVNHGVHKIVILNSHGGNEFKPLLRELHGQTPAHLFLCDWFRGISADLQKDIFTEAGDHAGEMETAIGLAYFADLVATDPDTGAIEADDGAVNPTRFDAVNRGWVSITRRWDLLTTNTGSGNPHPATADKGRRLVEGVVERLSGFLVELADSETDQQFPF; the protein is encoded by the coding sequence ATGCGACCGTGGATTCTTTCGGAAGTCAATTACGGCTTTGTCAAAGATCATCACTACGACGTTGCTGTCTTACCGATGGGGGCAACGGAGCCGCACAATTTGCATCTGCCTTACGGGACCGACACGCTGGAGTCGGAAGTCATTGGCGGTTTGGCTTGTGAGGCGGCTTTTCAGCGCGGAGTGCGTGTTGTGATGCTGCCGGCGATTCCCTACGGGACCGAAACCAACCAATCCGCGTTTCACTTGTCGATGAATCTCAATCCCTCGACTTTGGGGCTGGTTATCACCGATTTGGTCCAGTCGCTTGTCAATCACGGCGTGCACAAGATCGTGATCCTCAACAGTCATGGCGGCAATGAATTCAAGCCGCTATTGCGGGAATTGCATGGTCAGACGCCCGCGCATTTGTTTTTGTGCGATTGGTTTCGTGGGATCTCAGCTGATCTGCAAAAAGATATCTTCACCGAAGCGGGTGACCACGCTGGGGAGATGGAAACGGCGATCGGTTTGGCCTACTTCGCTGATTTGGTCGCCACCGATCCTGATACTGGAGCAATTGAGGCGGATGACGGTGCGGTCAATCCCACACGCTTTGATGCGGTCAATCGTGGATGGGTTAGCATCACTCGCCGCTGGGATTTATTGACAACCAACACCGGGTCAGGAAACCCGCACCCCGCGACCGCCGACAAGGGGCGGCGGCTTGTGGAGGGTGTCGTCGAGCGACTCTCTGGCTTTCTGGTTGAATTGGCCGACTCTGAAACGGATCAGCAGTTTCCATTTTAA
- a CDS encoding pyridoxamine 5'-phosphate oxidase family protein, with translation MPRKYTELTFTESVKQAQSRYGARSQAARMEEMDVVDDRLSEREAVFIHQRDGFYMATVGDDGWPYMQFRGGPRGFLKVLDDRTLAFADFRGNRQYISTGNLAHDDRVSLFFMDYANRRRLKIMARANVLDAEEHPELLQQVEDPTYRARIERVVVYTIEAFDWNCPQHITPRYALGELAMLEQTAMA, from the coding sequence ATGCCCCGTAAATATACCGAACTGACATTTACCGAATCGGTCAAGCAAGCGCAGTCTCGCTATGGAGCCCGTTCTCAAGCGGCACGGATGGAGGAGATGGACGTTGTTGATGATCGATTGAGCGAGCGCGAAGCGGTATTCATTCACCAGCGCGATGGGTTTTATATGGCAACGGTCGGCGACGATGGTTGGCCGTACATGCAATTTCGCGGCGGACCGCGAGGGTTTCTCAAAGTCCTCGATGACCGCACCCTGGCCTTCGCCGATTTTCGCGGCAATCGGCAGTATATTTCCACCGGCAATCTGGCTCACGATGATCGTGTCTCGCTGTTTTTTATGGACTACGCCAATCGCCGCCGTCTGAAAATCATGGCGCGAGCCAACGTGCTCGATGCTGAGGAGCACCCGGAATTGTTGCAACAGGTCGAAGACCCGACCTATCGTGCTCGGATCGAACGCGTGGTCGTCTACACGATCGAGGCCTTCGATTGGAATTGTCCGCAGCACATTACACCGCGTTATGCTTTGGGTGAATTGGCAATGCTTGAGCAAACAGCAATGGCCTAG
- a CDS encoding carboxymuconolactone decarboxylase family protein — protein sequence MARFQLVDPQQDNHDSAELLQGVQKQLGGVPNFMRALANSPATLAGFLDFHTQLGRGNLSLKTRERIALAMAEANTCQYCVSAHSMLGGKAGLSEDEILAARQGGSADSKADAAVQFARQVLDGRGEVTAAELQAVRDAGYGDDEIVEIIAHVALNTWTNFLGKAGQIDIDFPEVALLGETACAV from the coding sequence ATGGCCCGTTTTCAACTCGTCGACCCACAACAAGACAATCACGATTCCGCAGAGCTATTGCAAGGCGTGCAAAAACAATTAGGCGGCGTGCCTAACTTTATGCGGGCACTGGCGAATTCCCCAGCGACGTTGGCTGGCTTTTTGGATTTTCATACGCAACTGGGGCGCGGAAACTTAAGTCTCAAGACCCGCGAGCGGATTGCCTTAGCCATGGCGGAGGCCAACACGTGCCAATACTGCGTCTCGGCGCATTCCATGTTGGGCGGCAAAGCCGGGTTGAGTGAAGACGAAATCCTGGCAGCCCGGCAAGGCGGATCGGCCGACTCCAAAGCGGATGCTGCTGTGCAATTCGCGCGGCAGGTCTTGGATGGTCGCGGCGAAGTGACAGCGGCGGAATTGCAAGCGGTTCGTGACGCCGGTTATGGCGACGACGAGATCGTGGAGATCATTGCCCATGTGGCATTGAACACCTGGACCAACTTCCTGGGCAAAGCTGGGCAGATCGACATTGATTTTCCCGAAGTCGCCTTGCTCGGGGAAACGGCCTGTGCAGTCTAG
- the trxA gene encoding thioredoxin: MSNSQTTQALHQFTDDNFAAEVLASDVPVLVDFWADWCAPCRMLTPVIENLAADHVGQAVVGKLHVDENPQTASQHGINSIPTVLVFKGGEVVERIVGVQPQKRYEQALGV, encoded by the coding sequence ATGTCAAACTCACAAACAACGCAGGCCCTGCACCAATTTACCGACGACAATTTCGCTGCCGAAGTCTTGGCGAGTGACGTTCCTGTCCTTGTCGATTTTTGGGCCGATTGGTGCGCTCCCTGCCGGATGCTGACTCCGGTCATCGAAAACTTGGCGGCGGACCACGTTGGTCAAGCGGTCGTGGGAAAACTGCATGTCGACGAAAACCCGCAGACCGCCAGTCAGCATGGCATCAACTCCATCCCGACCGTGCTCGTCTTCAAGGGCGGCGAAGTGGTCGAACGGATTGTCGGTGTTCAGCCGCAAAAGCGTTACGAACAAGCATTGGGCGTTTAA